The genomic interval GAGATATCTGTTTTACACCCATGAGGGTGTTTTGGAATGtaaagaacaacaacaacaacaacaaaccaagccttaagtcccactaggtggggtagATTACATGAATCCTTCTCCGCCAATTTATATGATCACGGACAATTTCCTTCGACAAGTTCAACgctattaaattcttactatctcatttcaagttattttaggtccacTGCTACCCCTTCTTCTACCCCTCATAGTAACTAATTTACTCTTCCTCATTGGTGCAACACTATGTGGTCTACTTTGCAAATGCCTAAATCATTTAAGTTGTCTCTCccttattttatcttcaactGGAGATTACtcctaacttactgcgaatatgttctttccttaatttatcttttaacattataccactcatccatcttagcattctcatttcggtaacttttactttttaggtATGCTGTTTTTTAGtcacccaacattctaatccataaagCGTAATTGGTCTTACAATCctcctataaaacttcctttttaatttcATGGGCATTTtttgatcacacaacacacttgaaccatttctccattttacccaacctactttaattctatgcattacatgttcttcaatttctttttcattttgcaTTATAGATCCAAGGCATTAAAAAttactagtgctattgatttcttcatcatcaagtttaagtTTGTCTCCAATGTTCCTCCTGCtatgactgaaattacatttcatacattctgtcttatttctacttatcctaaagcctctaaattctaaagtttctcttaattctaacttagattctactccacctatactttcatcaatcaagacaatatcatctaaaaacaacatacaccaaggaacctcattttggatactcctagtcagTTCATctatcactaaagtaaaaagataaggactcaaagtagattcTTAATGTAcatctattgtgattggaaattccctagTCTCTCCACTTATAGTCCTAATGTTAGTCATTATTCCATCAtaaatatccttaatgacattagtatgcCCGCTacatacaacttttttttttttaaacccaccATAAAACATCCTTAGGTGCCTTATCATACGCTTTCTCTAAgttaataaataccatatgcaagtccctcttctttccctaaaatttttcatttgtcttcttaaaagatatatgaCTTTTGTAGTATACCTACATCATACTCCCTTTTTTCTCTAAAACCCACAATAAAATTTCCCTAGGTATCATATGCTTtgtctaagtcaataaataccatatgcaagttcctcttctttttcctaaactttgccattaattttcttaaaagatgtATAGCTTCTGTAGTAGGTCTTCTAGacaaaaccaaattaattttttgagatcTTCGGTTTCTGATAGTCTAACTTTAATCTTTGTTCAGCTATCCTTTCCCACAAGTTTATTATATGACTTATGAGTTTAATTCCacatagttattacaattttgaatatcttctttattttttgcatatagatattaaagtgtttttcctccatccgtctgacattttcttagtttttataattgtgtaaaataaattagttaaccatataattccattatcacctaggcatttccaaacaTCAATTGGACTGTTATCTGATCTTATAGCCTttccatttttcaaatttttagtgCAGAATTAACTTCAATTAACTCTATTTTTGcgaataaatatcatatttttaaccttttcctcatttttcaattctaagtttaagccttctacttggtttttattaaatagcttactaaagtaactttaccatctttcttttatgtcttcttccttaaccaagacaatatcatcctcacttttttttacattttacattacctaagtacttactctttctttctctagctttagcaagtttaaatatgtctctttcttcttcttttgtatctaatctagcataaaaattattaaatgatctatgtttagcttcactaatgaccttttttgtatcttttctcACCTCTTTATACTCTTAAATgttttccatgtttctacatttttgccatgttttataccattTGTTTTCTTTTGTCTTTACagttttttggacatcttgatcccaccgccaactttctttgcttttcGTAAATCTTcttcttgattcacctaaaatctattttgttatctttttacTAAAGTTAGCTATCTTACTCCAAAGTCTTTGTGTCTACACTATTATCTGTAGttcaatcaccatctttgattattttacctttaaattttattatattttctccctttagatTCCGCCATATAGTTCTTTTGCACTGATTTATTTTGTCCTTTCTCGTCCAtgttttaatacatatatctaacacaaTAACACCAAAACTCTTATGTTGTATGGTTAAGCTTTCACCTAGGATAATTTTACTATCCTTacattatgtgataaatgatttGCCCTTCTAgataagaaaaaatctatttgagttttattttatccactttgaaggttattaagtgttcttctatcttcttaaagcaagtattcattgtaataaaatcatatgacatggcaaagtctaagatcatctccttatactcatttttgtctccatatccataccctccatgtatcctctcataacctttattatcccctCTAATGTGTTCATTCAAATTgctcttataaatattttcttagttctTGATttcccttgtataatactatccatatcttcccatcttcccaaaattatctctgaaggttttttgctaagcctacttgaggagtATAAGCACTAATGGCATTTATTATCACTTGGCCTAAGaccatcttaatttttataatccTATCTCCTACTCTTTTGACATATTCAAtgttatcttttaagtttttgtcgaCAATAATTCCTGCctatttcttatatttttcttttctagtgtaccaaagttagaatcctgatttttcaatttctgtggctttctcccccacccacttagtttcttgaaggtagattagattaatttttcttctaatcattgtatccacactttccatgcttttacctgtatctctatattccaagttgctaatctaatcctagtctcCTCAAGTAACTTCTTTACCCACCCACATATAGAATAATGCGGGAACTCTTGCATATTTGACATTGTACTTGGGAGTCAACATGGCGTGTTGCTTCGGGGTGACGAACTAGCCCACCGTAGCCCATTTTTAGCTACACTTGAGTGGTATAAGTGCAATGCACCACTTGTAGGGGATGCCCCAATGAATAATTGGTAAGGAAGTGTTCTAACAAGTTTTACGCTGGCTGTTAGCTACCTAGCATAACCCTCCTtttacccgggcttgggactGATTGTATGTGAAaagattaggacattaagtgcatcataggCAGAGTTAATGTTGAGAAACTTGCCTTAATTTTTATCTCATTGAGAGAGGCTAATCTTTACGatgtaataaaatatattttccacTAATTATATTTGttcaaatataataaatttgGCATCATTAGTGTCACATCTTTATTTGTCTATGCCTCTCCATTCATTGTCTTATGTCTTTCCTGCATTTTATCTGAATCATCATTAGCTTGATTGAGCAGCTTGATTGGATTCTCTTAATCCCCACTCATAAAACCCTTCTTAATTGGTATTAATTTTAGGTGTCATGATCCCACATTGGGCGTGTAGCCGTGTATTAGGAAATAGGGAGATCTTGGCCATATAAGGATGGTCTAGGCTTCAACTTTTTGAAGCAATTTTTACAGGACAGTCATGAGGCCATGTGGGCCAAAGTGGACAATACCCAACTAGATTTGGCCAAGACTTACATTTAGTGTTGGAGCCACCCTAAGGGTATTACCATGTAGGTGGATCCTCACAAAGGTGTAAGGCTCAGAAAGTGGTGGGGGTCACTTTGATGAGGGTGTTAGTGATCGAACGGGAGAGCATGTCACAGTCAAATGACAGGATCTTGGCAATAGAAGGATGATTTAGGCTTTAACCTTGTGAGGCGCCTTTCATGGGATAAAGTCGTGAGCCCCATACCAAAGCCTAGAATACCTCTAGAAGCTACACTTGGTTTGTGAGTTATTTATAGTCCTCTAACCTCCCATATGAAATAGCTTTCAATATAGCCAGTTTTTTGGGACATACATTTAGCAATCAAATATTTACTTTTTAAaactattaaaatatttaattgctGTACAGTTTATACTGATGTGCAGGATCATTTAGTTTATTCTTATATAATATGGTTCTAAAGAAGATTTAGACCATCTCATTCTGTATGCAAGTTATTTTTTGACAAGTTAACTCTTCCCAGTCTGATTTTTGGCCTTTTGCAGCATTACTTGGACCCCTTCTTTCTTGCTGAAGAGATATGTGTTAACGGGGATTCGTGATGGTCCCCATGAACCATTTATTGCAGATTCTGTCGATTTTGTTGTTTCCCAGGTATAGTTACAAAGAATCAAGTCACTTGGTCATTAATAATGTGCAATTATGGTTCCTAAAATCATGATTCGATCATGCATATTGCAATCTTACTTTGTCAAAATAATTTAGATCCTACGTAGGACTGCAAATTTGTAGGGATTATAGTAGGATCGGTGGGATTGGTTGGATATTAATAGGATTGTTAGAATCTAAATTTATATTtacatttatatttatatttatattttttgaacgATAGGCTTGATGTTCTCTTGTATAACTTGTATAAGAAAGAGATTACTTTGAAGGTGATTTGTTTTTCTAATTTAGTGTAATTACAAACTCGTTAATTTTTATTAGTGCATTGTTGTTCAATATGTGCTTCAAACAGTAATGTTAAGGTTAGGAGTGGTAATAACAATGATGATAGGTGTGCTGAAGACATTGATGATCTCAATGAAATAGCTGAAGCAAATTGTGTCTTAAATGACGACTTTAATGTGGAGGGACTAGCTTGATAGTGTGGCTTTTTTACTTAATTGCAAAAAAATCTTTTGGTTTTATGTGCTATTTGTTATATAGTTGGATTTTGACAAATTTGTGTCAAAAAATTatcttttcttgatttttcagTATTTACTCCTTCATGTTGGTTTGATGGAGTTAGGAATGCAAGAATTTGAACCCATTTGAACCTTGATATCTTTATTAAATGTGATCCCTTTGAGCTACTTTAGTTATGATTCTGATTTTTGAACAATTGCTGGCTATGCAGTTGATAATTATGAAAACATAACATATAGATGCATTCTTACAGtatttttatatgtttgttaAAATCTTACAATCCCCAATCTGATCTTGGAAACCTTCCTACCCATGGTTCGTGGTATCCTAATTTTAATGACTTTTTGTGTCATAAGTTCTAAAACCTTCTATTATCTATTTGTTAATTCGGTACCATGAatgagactttttttttttcggttaaATGAGTTGCTCTTTCTTgatcatttcattgtcatttttcttttttctttttttctttttttggcttGGTAAGATTTGAATCCTAGATCTCCCTTAGCCAACCTCAACCCTCTGCCACCTGAGCTAGGGGTGAACATAGATATCTCTATAatcaagtttgatgaagatgacagCTTCGAAGAATTGTCTTATATGCAACtagtttttcttctttcttctgtgATCTGGATTGTGAGATTAAACATGAAATCTTTGAAGACTATTTTGTTATTAGATATATTATTTTGATAGAATAAAGAGGCATCTGTAAGTGATTAAGTTTGATAAATTTGTCTGCTTTTCTGAATGGTCATGTCTGCCAGTAGTTTTGTGAGTACTTTCATGTTTTCTCTGCCCTGTGCAACAGAATTGCGAAACCCAATACCTCTGTACCTACTTTCCAATCCTTGTTTTCCTAAACTGGATATAAATTTTAGAAGTTAACCTTTGTTCACATCTTTAACTTGGATTTCAAGTTAAAATTAGTCTTTCTAAGGTGGAATTAATTGTAAAGGTTTAAACTGAAAgtatggtgtagtcccaagaaaggggtgaattgggtatttaaatttgTTACACAGaagcttgattttattttaaactttttaacAATCTCAATCACCACACGACAACTAATCAGCGAATGGCTATACCAATAAGCAATCCTAAGTATATATGTAATTTGTAAAACATAATCTGAATTTTACCTTCAGCAAATTGAAATATCCACTCTGAATTTAAACAATGAACAAGTATTTATTTAAAACAAGATTCAACAATATAATTTAAGCAAGTAGGCTTCTTATGCTTGAACAATCAAACCACAAAAATAACTTTACCTAAGCCAATCAAATTTAATTCAGAGTTTCAGCAACCATCTGATTTTCAATcggaaaattaaatcatacaaaacaTTCACAAAGCGATTTAATTATTCAAAGTGATCGCAATCCAATCTCAGCATTCAACCAATTTTCCCAATCAAGTTAAAACATACACAGCAGATAAACAAGTAATaagtgcagaaaattaaagagagttaggGAAAAAAGATAAACACatggattttttacaaggtttggcatctagcctacatccttgcctcaggCAACTTGCTGTGAAGATTTTCTTTACTCTCTCCATTCAATAGTTGGAGTTCCCTCTCTCCATTGGAAGGTGGAGATCGCTCTCTAACAAGAACAACCCTCTCACTAGGCAACGACTCTATCCCCGAATCATCAGTTTGCAAAAATAGCAATACAGTTGTGTGTACAAACAAATTACTCTCACAGTAGAGCAGATATTGTACAATGATAAAAACACTATGCACTCTTAACAGCAATTTGCAATGAAGCTCACAAAGAAATCAAGGGTTTTCTGATTTGTGGTATGAGAAATTTAGAAGAATGAATCAGAATTCAATTTAGGGCTTGAGGAATGCTCACAACAGCTTTTCAGAGTGTAAATCAAAGAATAATGAATGTATTTTAGTGTGTATTTGTGCCCTAATGCGCATATAATAAGCCTTATATAGCTTAGGAAAGAATCTTactgttttccccaagtttggaaaccatctCTCTCAAAATAGGAAAGAAATCAGCGCAGTTCATAGGTTTAAAACatgaacttcagtcgcctgaaccatGCATTTAGTCGCCTGAACCATTTGAAATATGCATTCCAGAACTGGCAGTAGCGATTCAGTTGCCTCAACTCGTGAGTTCAGTAGCCTGACCCTGCTTGGGTGACCTGAATTTACTTCAGTCGCCAATACCAACATTGTTATGATTTCTTCACAttggcagtagcagttcagtcgactgagaaTTTTCCTCAGGTGCTTGAACACTCTGTAACTCagtgtttttccatatttttgattccaaaacttgttagTATTACTTTGAAAAGAATTttggactttataaaaatatttttcaagtttttaaaCAGGTCTCTAAGTGCAATATTTATTCCTAAGAGTTTCGTAAACAAATTTGAAGTTTAagagtacttacataagactctaAGAACATTTGAATACAAGTAAACCCTAAATCTTCATGTAGTATTGCTGTAACATCATTCAAGCTTGATCAATACTTCCTTGTTTTCTtcatgacttgtgaatttaagttGAGCTTAAGTCAATCTTTACCAAATTTAACGATAGTGCTTGTGCTTGAGAAATAtaatacttgtaatttaacttGAAAGTATAATTAAAAtccttagtttgttatcatcaaaacgagattaagccttattaggccaacacaaaCTTTAATTTCCATTCGTCTTGTAATCTTTGTATCTATGACTCTGCTCAACTTTTATTCTTGGGCATCTTGAGATCCATGATTCTTTTGTTGCTCATACTATAAGCAGCATGAGTGTGGCTTACAGCATTTTCCATAAGAAACTTTGTTTCTAATCCTGTGAACATTATTTGATTGTGTTTCAAGATTTTCAGGCAGGATATTTAACTAAAAATATGAACTTCCTTGGCGGAAAACACAGTTTTCTGCATTAGCTGTTGCATTTCCCAACTGCAACTATTTTCTTTTGTGGTTAAGTGCAAGACTCATATATAGTTGCTTAATTTTACCTTCACTTTAATATACGAGTCTCTTACAGGTTGAGACACTCTCGAGAGAGGACTTGGCCTCCAGGTTGACTTTAACTGTTGACGCTGCTTCAGTTGGACCTCTTCTGCTTTCAGATTCTTTGATCACTCTAATGGATGTACGTGAACTTGCTTTAATTTGAGCTTTAAAAAGTAGCAAGGCACAACATTCTAATATTTCTTAAACTATCATTACATTTGAGGTTTTCCTCCATTTGTAAAGGGAAATCAGCCAAGAGTTCTTTGTAAtaagttaaattagaaatttgctgtcaaaactctctctctctctctctctctctctcgtcagAAAGAATGTGAAGTGTTGAGAACCTGTCAGAATGTGGTCATTATTGTACGTGTCATCAGCTTGGCTTCTCATATgcttgaaaatctgaaaatatgCACTTATTGCCATGGCATGAccttttttattttgttaatgAGGCACCAAACAAAATGTAATAGGAAACTCGCTAATTTTTATTGCCATGGCATGAccttttttattttgttaatgAGGCACCAAACAAAATGTAATAGGAAACTCGCTAATTTTTATCATTTTGTTTTTATATGATGCATGCACCACTTGAAGACAAATGATTATTGTGCAATTCCTCAGCAACTCAAAGATCAACTGAGTGAAAGGTATCCTGGAGCAAGGCGGGCATACTTGAAGACTGGGGGTGATTTTCCATTTCTTTCTCGCCCAGATGAAGTCAACCTACATCTTCAGGTAAATGCATAGCCATGCAATTATTGctgctatttatattttttatttggcAGTGAGGATCAACTGAGGAATAGTAGTACTCAAAGATTAAAATGGCAGCTGCACCTGAGAAGAGTTGGTGTTGAAGCTCAACCTGATTTGGTTCAGGGCATCTCAAAGGATGGTACCGATGGGAGTCCTAATGAAGAAAGGAATGGTGGCAGAGAAGGTGCTGATGATCAACCAAAGGATGCAGGGGAGAGCTCTGAAAGCCCACCTAGTGAAACTCAGTTAACCCCTGCTCCAGAAAGTACAGAATCTCAGGATATAGATGACCGCCTCAGCAATGCAAAAGTTTTGTTCCTTGGCCGTGAATATTTGATGCTTCTCTCATATCATGCATTGTTTGAGAATGAGCTGTGCATTACCGCCACTGAAATGTTTCAGAAAGTCATGAGAGAGCTTTCTTTAACTCcttactttctttttctttccttggTTATATTGTATATTTCTAGGAAGCATGTCCAGGAATTTAGGCAATTTGTGTAAATGGGACACTTGGAAATTGTTGTTTGTGCTACTTCACATACAAGCAATAGTCTGTTCAGAGATTTTTCCTTTTTCGGTATGGTACCCATATTGCGTTACCTTTGATGTTCATGTCATATTTCAAGTTTTCTTAAAATTCTTCTATCAATCGTGAAGAAATATTGTTTGCATCACTTGGTTCTGGTTTGGTCTGAAACAGTAGCTATAATAtttggggggggggagggggggtggtgTTAGGAAATATAGACTGAAGAGACAACACGGGAGATGGAGGAAATTGTACACACTACTACTCCATTGAATAACAGACTTGGCTATTAGCCTTACAATGGAAacttacgaaaaaaaaaaaaaaaaaaaaactgaaacaaACATAAACATAGTCCACCTTTTACAACTGTTATGTGGTGATAATTAACCACTAAGTTAAACATAAAACTAACATTTCCTCCCTTAAACTGAATGCTGGAAGCTTAGTTTACATCATTCTCAGAATAGACTCCCAATTGTTCTCGTAGCTTGGCAAAGGTGTTCAACTTGAGTGGCTTAGTCATTATATCAGCCAATTGATCTTGTGTATCACAGTGCACCAACTTCACAATACCATCCTTTGTAAGATCTcgaagaaaatgaaaattaacATCTATGTGCTTGCTTCGACCATGCATTATAGGAATTTTAGAAAGCTTGATTGTAGAGCTACTATCACATTGAATTACACATGACTTGCTTTGATTTTGATCCAGTTTTCCCAAAACTCTTTTTAGCCATACTACTTGGCATGCACATGAAGTTGTAGCAATGAACTTTGCCTTTATGTTAGATAGACTCAccactggtttttttttttttatgaccaAGAAATTGCCCCTAAACTCAATAGAAATACATAGCCTGGTGTACTCTTTCTATCTTCTAAATCACTAGCACAGTCACTATCCTTGTAAGCAACAAGTTCATCTCCTCCTCCCTTTCTataaaaaatcccaaaatcagTTGTTCCTTTTAAATAATGCAACAACCTTTTTGCTATCTGTAGATGTAGTTCAATAGTATTCTCCATATACCTACTAATGATGCTTATTACAAACATTAAATCTAGTCAAGTGGCTATGAGGTACATGAGCTAGACTTCCTACAATCTGCTTATAGTAACTCTTCTCCACTTTAACTCCTCCATCCTTCACAAGTTTGCAACCAGGAACAATGGGATTAAAAACAAAATTACTTTTATCCATTCCAAACCTATGTAGTACCTCAGAGGCATATTTCTTTTGGTTTCCGATTTTTGCAAAACTTCAAGACCAAGGAAGTACCTCATCTTACCAAGATCAGTCATATCAAACTCAGGTTTCATTGAATGTTTAAATTTTGTAAACATTGATTCATCATTTCCAGTAAAGATTAGATCATCGACATATAAACTTACAATCAAAACTTTACCTTCCTTGTTAGTCTTGATGAATAAAGTATGTTCGTAGTCacacttttcaaacacttccttCATGAAATATGCTTCTACGTGACTGTACCAAGCATGGGGTGCTTGCTTAAGCCAATAAAGGGACTTCTTATAAACTTTATGCTC from Malania oleifera isolate guangnan ecotype guangnan chromosome 9, ASM2987363v1, whole genome shotgun sequence carries:
- the LOC131163794 gene encoding uncharacterized protein LOC131163794 isoform X2, with protein sequence MKGVFSAPGDYVHFKSQVPLHKIPIGSKQWRYYDFGPKMVPPLICLPGTAGTADVYYKQIMALSMKGYRVISVDIPRVWNHHEWIQAFEKFLDAIDVHHVHLYGTSLGGFLAQIFAQYRPRRVRSLILSNSFLDTHSFSASMPWAPVITWTPSFLLKRYVLTGIRDGPHEPFIADSVDFVVSQVETLSREDLASRLTLTVDAASVGPLLLSDSLITLMDQLKDQLSERYPGARRAYLKTGGDFPFLSRPDEVNLHLQLHLRRVGVEAQPDLVQGISKDGTDGSPNEERNGGREGADDQPKDAGESSESPPSETQLTPAPESTESQDIDDRLSNAKVLFLGREYLMLLSYHALFENELCITATEMFQKVMRELSLTPYFLFLSLVILYISRKHVQEFRQFV
- the LOC131163794 gene encoding uncharacterized protein LOC131163794 isoform X1, whose translation is MKGVFSAPGDYVHFKSQVPLHKIPIGSKQWRYYDFGPKMVPPLICLPGTAGTADVYYKQIMALSMKGYRVISVDIPRVWNHHEWIQAFEKFLDAIDVHHVHLYGTSLGGFLAQIFAQYRPRRVRSLILSNSFLDTHSFSASMPWAPVITWTPSFLLKRYVLTGIRDGPHEPFIADSVDFVVSQVETLSREDLASRLTLTVDAASVGPLLLSDSLITLMDTNDYCAIPQQLKDQLSERYPGARRAYLKTGGDFPFLSRPDEVNLHLQLHLRRVGVEAQPDLVQGISKDGTDGSPNEERNGGREGADDQPKDAGESSESPPSETQLTPAPESTESQDIDDRLSNAKVLFLGREYLMLLSYHALFENELCITATEMFQKVMRELSLTPYFLFLSLVILYISRKHVQEFRQFV
- the LOC131163794 gene encoding uncharacterized protein LOC131163794 isoform X3 gives rise to the protein MVPPLICLPGTAGTADVYYKQIMALSMKGYRVISVDIPRVWNHHEWIQAFEKFLDAIDVHHVHLYGTSLGGFLAQIFAQYRPRRVRSLILSNSFLDTHSFSASMPWAPVITWTPSFLLKRYVLTGIRDGPHEPFIADSVDFVVSQVETLSREDLASRLTLTVDAASVGPLLLSDSLITLMDTNDYCAIPQQLKDQLSERYPGARRAYLKTGGDFPFLSRPDEVNLHLQLHLRRVGVEAQPDLVQGISKDGTDGSPNEERNGGREGADDQPKDAGESSESPPSETQLTPAPESTESQDIDDRLSNAKVLFLGREYLMLLSYHALFENELCITATEMFQKVMRELSLTPYFLFLSLVILYISRKHVQEFRQFV